The DNA sequence ATATATAGGTGATACTGGTACTTTAAATATTTGAAAATCAACTACATCAGCCATGACATTCCTCCAATACAGCATATTATTCTATCGATATTTCCTCTAGTTTTTCTGCCCCTTGTTGCAATAGGTACATTTTATGATATAGTCCTTTTTCGTTTAAAAGTTCAAGATGTGTACCTCTTTCTACGATCTCACCTTGATGAAGTACTAATATTTGGTCTGCATCTTTAATCGTTGAGAGACGATGAGCGATAGCGATCGTTGTTCTTCCACGTCTCATTTTTTCAAGCGCTTGCTGAATGATAGTTTCTGTCTCTGTATCAACATTTGCTGTCGCTTCATCTAGAATAAGAATTTTCGGTTGTTTCGCCATTGTTCTTGCAAACGAAAGGAGCTGCCTTTGCCCACTAGAAAAGGTTGAACCACGTTCTCCTAATATCGTATCATACCCTTTTGGTAAACGCTCAATAAACGGGTGTGCATGAACAAACTTGGCTGCATTGATTACCTGTTCATCATTAATCGTGTGATCATATAAACGAATATTATGTTTAATGTCACCGACGTAAACAAACGGATCCTGTAGGACTAATCCTAATTTTGATCGCAGTTCCTGGTTATCATACTGGTTGATTGGTATACCATCAATAAAAATTTCACCATTCTCTATATGATAAAAACGCATAAGTAGATTAATAATGGAACTTTTCCCACTCCCTGTGTGACCAACTAGTGCGATTGTTTCCCCTTCTTTCACAGAAAAATTGATATTTTTTAAAACATCTTGTTTACCATCATATGAAAAAGTAACATTTTTAAACTCGATTTCTCCACGGCTTATAAGATGTTTTCCTTCCCCTCTTTTTTCCGGTCCAATTTCATCATGGTCCATTAATCGAAATACTCTGCCAGCAGATATCATCGCTTGTTGAAAAACAGAAAGGCGTTGCATCATTTGGTTGACAGGCTCAAAAAAGCGATCTAAATAATTTACAAACGCGTATAGTACTCCAATTTCAATAGGACTATTTAAGGACATGATACCAAAATAACTGAGCACGAGTACAAGTGCCATAATCGAAATAAAATCAACAGCTGGACGTAATAAAAGACCATCAAGTTTAATACTTTTAAACCATGCTTCATGATGCTCTTGATTTATTTTTTGAAATTCTTTATTCATCCGTCTTTCTTGACGAAAAATTTGTACAATCTTCATTCCTTGAATAGACTCATTGATCCTTGCATTAAGCTGACTTAATTTCTCACTCATTTCTGCATAATACTTTGAGCTAAACCGTCTATATAACTGCATAATAATAAATATAAATGGTAAAATGACTAAACAAAACAAGGCAAGCTGGACGTTTAAATAAAACATTGCTACAAACACACCGATGAGGAATACAATATTTTGAACAAATATTGCCATCACACTGACATATAATTCCTTTACTTGCTCTGTATCATTTGTGATCCTTGAAACGAGTCCTCCTGTAGGAAACTGATCAAAAAAGGACAAACCAAGCTTTTCTACTTTAGCAAAAATATCAATTCTTAGCTGCTGTATAATCTTTAATGCAATCTTTTGGAATAACAATAGTTGTGTATAGTTCATCGCCGCTGCTGTTAAATGTAATACAATATACCCTATACCTAAAATGAGAAGCGGTTGAAATTCAAAAATTCTCGGTGTTAAAAAATCGTCAATAAAAATTTTAATTAATATTGGGCCTAATAATTCAGCGCTCGTTCCACCGACCAATAAAATAAAGGCAATTACTAACCACTTCCAATGAGGCTTTGCATAGCTCATCAACCGTTTAAACACGATACCTTGAGCTAAAGGGACGAGTAAATGCTTATGCCGTTCCATCATGATGAAACTCCTCCCCTTTCTACTAAGGATTCTAATTGTTGATGCTCATACATTTGCTTATACCAACCAGACTTTTTCATTAAAGATTCATGGTCTCCTAGTTCCATAATTTTTCCAAAATCTAATACAACGATCAAATCAGCATGTTTTATCGCACTTAAACGATGTGCTGTTATAAGCGTTGTCTTACCTCTTCTAACTTTACGAAGCGCTTCTAGTATTCGTTCTTCTGTTTTTGCATCAACTGCTGACAATGAGTCATCTAAAATTAAAATTTCTGGATTAGCTAATAACGCTCTTGCAATAGAAATTCTCTGTTTTTGTCCACCAGAAAGTGTTACACCACGTTCTCCAACAATGGTTTCGTAAGCCTCTTCAAATTGTAGAATGTCGTCATGAATAAAGGCTAGCTTTGCCGCATTAATAATTTCATCATAGGTCGCCTCGGGTTTCGCAAAGGCTATGTTGTCAGCAATGGTTGCTGAGAATAAAAAATGATCCTGAGGGACATATCCGATTGAACCTCTTAAGGCATTTAATGTATAATTTTCAATTGGTGTATTTTCTACATTTATTGTTCCATCAGTAATATCGAATTCCCTCATTAACGCTTTTACTAAAGTCGTTTTTCCACTTCCGGTTCGACCTGCAATTCCTAACGTTTGCCCTCTTTTTAAACGGAAATGAATATCAGATAATACTGGCTGTTCTTCTTTGTTATATGAAAACTGCTTAATTCGATACTCTATATCCCCTCTTGGCGACTCATCGTTCGCTGTTTGATTATCCTTTATTTCTTGTTCTACCATTAATAGTGCAGATATTCTATCATAGGACGCTCTACCTCGTTCTACTATATTAAAAAGCATCCCAAAAGCAAGCATCGGCCAAATAAGTAAACCTAAATAAAGTGTGAAACTCGTTAATTGCCCTATCGATAACACATCTTGGACGACATACATTGATCCAAATACAATCGATAGAAAAAAGGAAAATCCGACGATAATGGAAATTGTTGGATCAAACAGTGCATCTACTTTAGCCACCTCTACGTTTTTCTGTACAACACGATCTGATTCCTTTTTAAAGGAATCCACTTCTTCATTTTCATACCCAAATGTTTTCGTCACACGTATACTTGACATACTTTCTTGTACTTTATCATTTAAAGAAGAAAATGCTGCTTGTGCCTTTGAAAAACGATGATGTAACATGGAACCATATTTTGAAGTTGCAAGTGCCATAAATGGCATTGGAATGAGTGCAATGAGTGTTAACTCCCAACTGATCGTTACCGCCATCGTGACAATAACAAATCCCCCCATAGTTATCGAATCAACAAGTGTCAAAACGCCAACTCCTGCTGCTTGCTCAACAGCCCTTATATCATTCGTAGCATGAGCCATTAGGTCTCCTGTACGCCTTTTTTGATAAAATGAGGAGGACATGTTAGTAAAGTGTTCATATAATCTATTTCTCAACAATCTTGCTAATCTAATTGCCGCTCCGAAAATAAAAATACGCCATACGTAACGTAGTATATAAACACTAATTGCTAATCCAAATAAAACTATCATCCATTGTACGATAATTGGCGTTGTTAACGTTCCACCATCAATATGGTCAACGATAATTCCAACTACCAATGGTGGTATTAAAGATAAAAATGAAACAATCGCAAGAACTAAAATTCCGCCTATGTATTTCCCTTTTTCTCGTTTAAAATACCACATTAAATCAATAAATACTTTCATATACGTTTCCCCTCAAAATTAAAGATAAAAGACTATTACATCATATCAAAAAACATTTTTTCAGAAAAGCAATTTTTTACATTTCATTCACTATTTCGACACATTTATTTAGATTGGATCATTACAATCTCATAGGAGAGGAAAGCTACTATAAAAGGAAACAGAAGATCATTTTGATTGAGGTTGGCTTATCTATATAAGTGAAGTTTTTTGTAAGGGTAGACCTTGAAGTTAAACAGATTTTAAAGTAGATTTTATCTATTCATATGTAAAAAGGATGATTCAAAAGGATACGCTCTCCCCTTTTGAATCATCCTTTTAGCAATAACGATGCATGTCATTGCCAAATATGTTAGTAATAATATGCTTACATTACTTTACATTATTTTGCATTGCCTTCATCATTTGGTTTACTTTCTTTTGAGATGGATTCATCCCCATTTGCATCATCATCATTCTCAGCATTTTTTCGTTAATCGGTGGATTCTTTTTCATGTAATTCATCATATATTGACGAGCGATAAAGAAACCGAGTGCAACACCAGCAATTAATGATAATACGCCAATTAAAATATATAGCCACAACATCTCAATAATGACCTCCTTTTACTCTATGCTGTCTCCAAAAATTATTTCCAATTCATGTAGAACCTAGTCCATTATAACGTAATGGCTTGTACATTTAAAGAGGTTAAAAAAATGTTTATATAGAATACTCTACAAGATCTAATGTACGAACTGGCTTTAGCCAACCATACCTTTGTTCTTCAAACTCCATAGCGATAAAACACTTATTGGAATGGCGAAGAACTTCAAAAAAACAAGCCTCTGCATCATATGTACCTTCTGAGAATAACGTAATATGGTGCTCATCCAAATACACACCTGCCTGGCTCTTTTTGTTTAATAGTCGTATGAAATGATTGTTTCCTTCCTTTGCATACCCTTTTTTCTCATGAAGTCTACTATATAATAACTGATCAAGTTTTGATATATTAATTGATTCCTTAATAAAATGTATTTGCATATCTGTTACTTCCTTCAACCTACCATTTGCATAGCGGTTTTCTTGAAACAAAGAAAACAGTTTTCCTTCTAAACCGAAGTATTCATTTGCGATGTGATCTTTGATAATATAAATATCATATTCTCTCATTACGATCGCCTCCATGAATTACCTAACATTTATTCATTATATAAGATAGGAAAACAAACTGTTGTCACTTCTTGTAAAAAGTATTGACTACTTTTGTCAGCTGAAAGAAATATTTTTTCTACAGCCGTTTTCAGTGGTTTTCAGTGCTTATGGTACCCCTCCTTCTTTATCAAGTGACTATGAAAGCTTCGTACATGCTAAAAGGGTGACTCAAAAGTTAAAAATCACTTTGAGTCACCCTTATTAATCATTTTTTATTTTTCTAGTAGTTGTTTAAATTTAGAAACAACATTTTCTACAGTAAAACCATATTCCTCGATGATTTTAGCTCCTGGAGCCGATGCACCAAATCCGTTAATACCTAGTACAGATCCACCATCACCTGTATAGCGTTCCCACCCTAATGGATTGGCCATTTCGATTCCTAAGCGAGCTTTCACGTTTGGAGGGATTACTGAATCTTTATATTGTTGAGATTGTTTTTCAAAACGATCCCAGCTTGGCATGCTGACTACTGAAACAAAAATCCCATCTTTTTCAAGCGCTTGTTGTGCTTCAACTGCAAGATGTACTTCAGACCCAGATGCAAGAAGTAATCCATCATTTTCACCATTCGCCTTAGACACCACGTAAGCACCTTTTTTAACACCTTCATATGCAGTTTCTTTTGTACCTTGAAGGGTAGGTAAACCTTGACGTGTTAATACTAAGGCTGTTGGCTCATTTTTACTTTCTACTGCTAGCTTCCAAGCTGCAACTGCTTCATTTCCATCACCAGGTCGAATAACAGAAATACCAGGCATTGCTCTTAAAGCTGGAAGCTGTTCAATTGGCTCATGTGTAGGGCCATCTTCACCAACAGCAATACTATCGTGTGTAAAAACATACGTTACTGGTATTCCCATTAATGCAGATAAGCGAACTGCTGGTCGTAAATAATCAGAGAATACAAAGAATGTCGCAACGTAAGGCTTTAATCCACCATGAAGTGCCATTCCGTTTCCTGCTGCTGCCATTGCAAATTCTCTAACACCAAACCATACGTTTCTCCCAGCGTAGTTATCCCTAGTAAAGTCTTCTTCTCCTTTTAACATCGTGTTATTAGAAGACGCTAAGTCTGCTGAACCACCGAACATATGACGTACATTTTTTGCTAATGCATTTAATGCTTCTCCACCAGATTGACGAGTTGCAAGTGTGTTCCCTGCTTCATAAACAGGCGCATCCTTGTCCCAACCTTCTGGTAATTCGCCTTTTATTGCATTTGCTAACTGTTTCGCCAATTCAGGGTGATCTTTAGAATAAGCATCAAAAAGTTCATTCCAAGCAATTTCCTTCTTAGCCCCATCTTCAGCGAGTGCTTGATAGTGATCTGCTACTTCGCTTGGTACATGGAAATCTTCTTCGAAAGTCCACTTGTAGTTTTCTTTCGTTAGTTTTGCTTCTTCTTCCCCTAGTGGCTTACCATGTACTTCAGAAGTTCCGCTTCTGTTCGGGGAACCATATCCAATCACTGTTTTCACTTCTATTAGTGTTGGCTTTGCATCTGCTTTCGCAGCATCAATCGCACGATTAATTTCATCGATGTTATTTCCGTCTTCTACACGTATTACTTGCCATCCATAAGCTTCAAAACGATCTTCTACACTTTCTGAGAAGGAACGGTGTAAATCTCCATCTAATGAAATATCATTTGAATCATAAAGAACGATAAGTTTTCCTAATTTTAAATGACCTGCTAAAGATGCTGCTTCTGCTGATACACCTTCCATTAAATCCCCGTCACCACAAATACTATATGTATAGTGATCGACCACATTATATTCATCACGGTTGTATGTAGCTGCTAAGTGTGTTTCCGCCATAGCCATTCCTACTGCCATAGCAAAGCCTTGTCCAAGAGGTCCAGTTGTAGCATCAACACCTGGAGTATGTCCAAATTCAGGGTGTCCTGGTGTTTTACTTCCCCACTGCCTGAAGTTTTTTAAGTCATCCATTGAAACATCGTAGCCATGTAAATGTAATAAACTATATAAGAGCATTGAACCATGTCCTGCTGATAGCACAAAACGGTCACGATTAAACCACTCTGGATTTTTTGGGTTGTGATTCATATAGTTTGCAAACAAAGTATATGCCATTGGCGCAGAGCCCATTGGCATTCCTGGATGTCCAGACTTTGCTTTTTCAATTGCGTCAATTGATAGAGTACGTATTGTACCAATTGATAGATCATCAATCTTATTAGCCATAATAATTTCATCCTTCCATTAAATCATTCGTTTATAGACAAGTTACTTTAATCATCATATACCTTCTTTTATTTGAAAACAACTGTTTATACTTAAAAACGTTTTTGTGTTTTTATTAATATTTGTCTCATATAATATTATATGTACCAATAGCAATTATTAGGATTTACATTTTGTACACATGTAGTAACATTTATAAAAATCATGGGTTTTAAAATGATTTTTTCGGCTCACCACAATGCTAAAGGGTGACTCAAAAGCCTTGCCTTTTGAGTCACCCTTATAATCTTAATGTTCGTTAAGGTTATTACGATTTTTTTCTTTCTTTAACTTTTCAGGAGTGACATCATTTCCTTCTTCGTCCACTACCTTTACTGATTTCAGCTGATTTTTAAATGACTTTCTTACGTTTTTTAAATAGGCATCCCTTAATTTCTTTTGCTCTGTTTGCTCTTTTAATGAAAGTCCTTCTTTTTTCGACTTTGCAGCTAATTCGTTAATTCTTTGCAACTTTTCCTTGCTTAGCATCACATTTGCCCTCCATAAAATCTCATATTTACTTATCGTACAAAAGTATTCTAAATCTTTCAAGTAGAGAGCAAAGTTCATTTTTTTACGTACTCTTTATATCTTCTATGAGCAGTTGCTTTGGAGATGTCATAACCAAGCCCACGTAACGTTACAGATATTTCATGAAATGTTAAACCTCGTGTTCGTAAACGAACAATATCTTCAATAGGTACTTCTTTTCTTTTTCGACCACCTCCGTGATTGGTTGGATGAAAGTTTTTTTCTGGCCGGTATCCTGCTTCAACTGCTTTTTTCATACCACGTTTAATTTTAATATTATGTAATCTTCTTTGGTATTCTTCCACAATACTTACTATATCAAGAACCATCGTATCTGTTTCAGATAACTGTAACTCTCCATGTTCTTCCATCGTATAAATTTGGATATTCCACTTTTTTAACTGGTGAATGATTGCCATTTTAGCATTACCTCTCCCAAGTCTCGTATCATCTTGAATTAGAAGAGCGTTCGCTTCTTTTGCTTTACATTTATCTAACAATTTTAAAATTCCTTCTCTATCTACTTCATAGCCGCTTGCTCTTTCTTGTATGACTTCTACCACCTTCATGTCCCATTGCCGCGCCATTGTTAACAGCTCCACTTGCTGTCTTTGTAAAGAGCTATCTTGTGTTTCTTTCTCAGTACTAACCCTCGTATAAATAATGACCCTCATTGTCCAGCAAATTCCGTGAGCTCGATTGGGATATTTAATAATTGGCCGGGATAAATCGTTTCTTTATCAAGGTTGTTTTCTTTTTTTATCCAGTAAACCAATTGTTCTACAGACATATTTGTATCGATTACGTTATTCGCTGCAATGTGCCATAAAGACTCTCCTTCTGTTACAACCCATTCTACAGTTATAAACTGTTTGTCCTCTACAGGTTCATTTGCCGAAACACTCGTCCATACAAATAATCCAATTGCTAAAAAAATTAAAAAAATGGAACTATCTATGTTTTTCTTAGTCGTTTTTAGTAAATTCATTGTAATCACCTCTTATAGAATGTATGTTCGTATTTATTATAATAAGAACATCCGTTCCTGTCAACAGAAAAAGAGAACGAATGTTTGCACCTGTAAATAGTATATGGTATAATGTTCCTATCAATAGTAGAATACAAAATTATTTTTACATACATATAACAACAATTAGAGACGATGAGGTGCTGAATGATGACAAAGCTTTCAAAAAGGCAACAAGACATATTAGACTATATAAAAGAAGAAGTAAAAGAGAAGGGATATCCACCTAGCGTAAGAGAGATCGGAGAAGCAGTTGGTCTTGCTTCAAGTTCAACCGTACATGGGCATTTATCAAGGTTAGAAAAAAAGGGTTTAATTAGAAGAGATCCAACAAAGCCTAGAGCAATCGAGGTTATTGGTCTGAATGATGAAGCTCGTCGTGTTTCAGAATCTCCATCAGTATACGTCCCAGTAATTGGGAAAGTTACTGCAGGAGACCCTATTACTGCAATTGAAAACGTTGAGGATTATTTACCATTACCAGCAAGTTTTGTACATGATGAAAATTCTTTCATCCTTGAAATATCTGGTGACTCGATGATAGAAGCCGGAATATTTGACGGTGATTATGTCGTTGTAAGGCAACAACAAAATGCTAATAACGGGGATATTGTAGTAGCCATGACAGAAGAAGATGAAGCAACTGTGAAACGCTTTTTCAAAGAAAAAGATTATTTTAGACTTCAGCCAGAAAATGCTACACTAGAACCTATCATTTTACGATCAGTAACAATCTTAGGTAAAGTAATAGGCGTGTTTCGATCGATTCACTAGTATGAAGTTTTATAGTTATCTTTATTGCCACCCTTATAAGTTTGCTTTATAAATTTGATAGTGAAAGCTAGGCTATACGTTAAAGCTAGTATAATTCATAGTAATGGCTACAATTATCGCTTTTCTATTATAATAAAACCACTTTACTACAGTTTTGCTTAAAGGATGACTCAAACTTTCATGGCTTAATAGCCACCACTATGAATGAAAATGACTTGCGACCTGTGCTTGCTAATTTTTATAATAAGATTAGCAGGTCACAGGTCGTCCCTTTATTGGTGGAATTTTTACCCCGCGACTCAAACCGACCGAATACACCTACGAGCACCGCTAATTGTCGTTAAGAACACGTGTATAAAAATACCATGCTTACAGGTGTATGACCTGCATCATTTCTATTTTTATTAAGGAGTGATGAGTTATGGATGCAGTATTGGAAAGATGTGCTGGACTAGATGTTCATCAGGAAGAGATTGTAGCTTGTGTTATGTATGGTCCATTGGAAAAACGACCTAAAAAAGAGACACAAACTTTTCTTACAACGACGAAAGGCTTACTTGCACTTCATGATTGGCTAGAAAGCTTTAAATGTACCCATGTCGCAATGGAAAGTACTGGTGTTTATTGGAAACCAGTGTGGAATATTCTAGAGGGGAGCTTCGAATTAATTCTTGCCAATGCAAAGCGCATTAAGAATGTTCCTGGTCGTAAGACCGATGTCAGTGATGCAGCCTGGATTACCCAGTTATTGAGATGTGGGTTGATCACACCAAGTTTTGTTCCACCTGAAAACTTCCGAGATCTACGGGATTATACTCGTTACCGTAGAAAGCTTGTTGGCAATGCATCTTCAGAAAAAAATCGTATCCATAAGATCTTACAAGATGCAAACGTCAAGTTAACCACTTTTGTTAGTGATTTATTTGGTGTATCTGGACGAGCTCTTTTAGAGTCAATCATTAATGGTGAGGTGTTAACGGAGGAGCAGGTAAGAAGCTTGGTGAAAACTTCTTTAAAGAGAAAAGTACCTCAATTAGTTGATGCTTTAAATGGACGAGTACGCCAGCATCATCGAAAAATTATTCGCATGCATTATGATCATTTAATTTATCTTGAGAAACAAATTTCAGAATTGGAGGGCGAAATCGACCGTCTAATAACCCCCTATGACGAATATGTTGAATTACTCGATACAATCCCTGGTGTAAGTTTTAATGCTATAGCGGTGATTATTGCAGAGATTGGCGTAGATATGTCTTGTTTCCCATCTGATAAGCACTTAGCTTCATGGGGTGGATTATGTCCTGGTAATAATGAGAGTGCTGGAAAGAAAAAAAACTCCCGGACCCAAAAAGGGAACAGGAGTTTAAAGGGTGTCCTTTGTCAAGCAGCATGGTCCGCATCCAAATCCAAAGGAACCCGCCTCTCCTCATTCTTCCATCGTGTGCAGAAGAGAAGAGGTCAATATAAAGCATCGATGGCTACAGCACATCTTATTTTAAGGATAATATATCATATTATTAAAGACAAGATCCCCTATGAAGAATTAGGGTGGGATTATGCAGAAAAAGATACGGAAAGGAAGATCAACTACTGGATTAAGAATATTGAGTCAAAAGGCTTTAAAGTGACGGTAGAACAACCTACAGCCTAAAAGTAAAAAAATGGAAAAG is a window from the Evansella cellulosilytica DSM 2522 genome containing:
- the tkt gene encoding transketolase, with translation MANKIDDLSIGTIRTLSIDAIEKAKSGHPGMPMGSAPMAYTLFANYMNHNPKNPEWFNRDRFVLSAGHGSMLLYSLLHLHGYDVSMDDLKNFRQWGSKTPGHPEFGHTPGVDATTGPLGQGFAMAVGMAMAETHLAATYNRDEYNVVDHYTYSICGDGDLMEGVSAEAASLAGHLKLGKLIVLYDSNDISLDGDLHRSFSESVEDRFEAYGWQVIRVEDGNNIDEINRAIDAAKADAKPTLIEVKTVIGYGSPNRSGTSEVHGKPLGEEEAKLTKENYKWTFEEDFHVPSEVADHYQALAEDGAKKEIAWNELFDAYSKDHPELAKQLANAIKGELPEGWDKDAPVYEAGNTLATRQSGGEALNALAKNVRHMFGGSADLASSNNTMLKGEEDFTRDNYAGRNVWFGVREFAMAAAGNGMALHGGLKPYVATFFVFSDYLRPAVRLSALMGIPVTYVFTHDSIAVGEDGPTHEPIEQLPALRAMPGISVIRPGDGNEAVAAWKLAVESKNEPTALVLTRQGLPTLQGTKETAYEGVKKGAYVVSKANGENDGLLLASGSEVHLAVEAQQALEKDGIFVSVVSMPSWDRFEKQSQQYKDSVIPPNVKARLGIEMANPLGWERYTGDGGSVLGINGFGASAPGAKIIEEYGFTVENVVSKFKQLLEK
- a CDS encoding YneF family protein yields the protein MLWLYILIGVLSLIAGVALGFFIARQYMMNYMKKNPPINEKMLRMMMMQMGMNPSQKKVNQMMKAMQNNVK
- the lexA gene encoding transcriptional repressor LexA yields the protein MTKLSKRQQDILDYIKEEVKEKGYPPSVREIGEAVGLASSSTVHGHLSRLEKKGLIRRDPTKPRAIEVIGLNDEARRVSESPSVYVPVIGKVTAGDPITAIENVEDYLPLPASFVHDENSFILEISGDSMIEAGIFDGDYVVVRQQQNANNGDIVVAMTEEDEATVKRFFKEKDYFRLQPENATLEPIILRSVTILGKVIGVFRSIH
- a CDS encoding ABC transporter ATP-binding protein, with product MMERHKHLLVPLAQGIVFKRLMSYAKPHWKWLVIAFILLVGGTSAELLGPILIKIFIDDFLTPRIFEFQPLLILGIGYIVLHLTAAAMNYTQLLLFQKIALKIIQQLRIDIFAKVEKLGLSFFDQFPTGGLVSRITNDTEQVKELYVSVMAIFVQNIVFLIGVFVAMFYLNVQLALFCLVILPFIFIIMQLYRRFSSKYYAEMSEKLSQLNARINESIQGMKIVQIFRQERRMNKEFQKINQEHHEAWFKSIKLDGLLLRPAVDFISIMALVLVLSYFGIMSLNSPIEIGVLYAFVNYLDRFFEPVNQMMQRLSVFQQAMISAGRVFRLMDHDEIGPEKRGEGKHLISRGEIEFKNVTFSYDGKQDVLKNINFSVKEGETIALVGHTGSGKSSIINLLMRFYHIENGEIFIDGIPINQYDNQELRSKLGLVLQDPFVYVGDIKHNIRLYDHTINDEQVINAAKFVHAHPFIERLPKGYDTILGERGSTFSSGQRQLLSFARTMAKQPKILILDEATANVDTETETIIQQALEKMRRGRTTIAIAHRLSTIKDADQILVLHQGEIVERGTHLELLNEKGLYHKMYLLQQGAEKLEEISIE
- a CDS encoding ABC transporter transmembrane domain-containing protein, producing MKVFIDLMWYFKREKGKYIGGILVLAIVSFLSLIPPLVVGIIVDHIDGGTLTTPIIVQWMIVLFGLAISVYILRYVWRIFIFGAAIRLARLLRNRLYEHFTNMSSSFYQKRRTGDLMAHATNDIRAVEQAAGVGVLTLVDSITMGGFVIVTMAVTISWELTLIALIPMPFMALATSKYGSMLHHRFSKAQAAFSSLNDKVQESMSSIRVTKTFGYENEEVDSFKKESDRVVQKNVEVAKVDALFDPTISIIVGFSFFLSIVFGSMYVVQDVLSIGQLTSFTLYLGLLIWPMLAFGMLFNIVERGRASYDRISALLMVEQEIKDNQTANDESPRGDIEYRIKQFSYNKEEQPVLSDIHFRLKRGQTLGIAGRTGSGKTTLVKALMREFDITDGTINVENTPIENYTLNALRGSIGYVPQDHFLFSATIADNIAFAKPEATYDEIINAAKLAFIHDDILQFEEAYETIVGERGVTLSGGQKQRISIARALLANPEILILDDSLSAVDAKTEERILEALRKVRRGKTTLITAHRLSAIKHADLIVVLDFGKIMELGDHESLMKKSGWYKQMYEHQQLESLVERGGVSS
- a CDS encoding DUF896 domain-containing protein, which gives rise to MLSKEKLQRINELAAKSKKEGLSLKEQTEQKKLRDAYLKNVRKSFKNQLKSVKVVDEEGNDVTPEKLKKEKNRNNLNEH
- a CDS encoding YneB family resolvase-like protein, with amino-acid sequence MRVIIYTRVSTEKETQDSSLQRQQVELLTMARQWDMKVVEVIQERASGYEVDREGILKLLDKCKAKEANALLIQDDTRLGRGNAKMAIIHQLKKWNIQIYTMEEHGELQLSETDTMVLDIVSIVEEYQRRLHNIKIKRGMKKAVEAGYRPEKNFHPTNHGGGRKRKEVPIEDIVRLRTRGLTFHEISVTLRGLGYDISKATAHRRYKEYVKK
- the sirA gene encoding sporulation inhibitor of replication protein SirA; protein product: MREYDIYIIKDHIANEYFGLEGKLFSLFQENRYANGRLKEVTDMQIHFIKESINISKLDQLLYSRLHEKKGYAKEGNNHFIRLLNKKSQAGVYLDEHHITLFSEGTYDAEACFFEVLRHSNKCFIAMEFEEQRYGWLKPVRTLDLVEYSI
- the yneA gene encoding cell division suppressor protein YneA, producing MNLLKTTKKNIDSSIFLIFLAIGLFVWTSVSANEPVEDKQFITVEWVVTEGESLWHIAANNVIDTNMSVEQLVYWIKKENNLDKETIYPGQLLNIPIELTEFAGQ
- a CDS encoding IS110 family transposase: MDAVLERCAGLDVHQEEIVACVMYGPLEKRPKKETQTFLTTTKGLLALHDWLESFKCTHVAMESTGVYWKPVWNILEGSFELILANAKRIKNVPGRKTDVSDAAWITQLLRCGLITPSFVPPENFRDLRDYTRYRRKLVGNASSEKNRIHKILQDANVKLTTFVSDLFGVSGRALLESIINGEVLTEEQVRSLVKTSLKRKVPQLVDALNGRVRQHHRKIIRMHYDHLIYLEKQISELEGEIDRLITPYDEYVELLDTIPGVSFNAIAVIIAEIGVDMSCFPSDKHLASWGGLCPGNNESAGKKKNSRTQKGNRSLKGVLCQAAWSASKSKGTRLSSFFHRVQKRRGQYKASMATAHLILRIIYHIIKDKIPYEELGWDYAEKDTERKINYWIKNIESKGFKVTVEQPTA